The Oryza glaberrima chromosome 9, OglaRS2, whole genome shotgun sequence genome includes a window with the following:
- the LOC127785076 gene encoding ABC transporter A family member 7-like isoform X2 translates to MDDDDSARRRSPASFSTQASDLLRKNLCFQRRNLKTNVGITVFPILICVLLVVLQNVINGELDKPKYQCGCECTESDLEGTCLRKECGIQHSTLEQVWSCEVPSPPRWPALIQVPWPGFRAVGTASQPFDDLPNPLCRGDGSCPVTLLVTGENQTLAERVSGRVFPALYPLPNVTDYLMPPPFSPSQVTDYLDILSRIVVGSDTQPWYTQLLEPAFSSGKTLHLLQPRCMPFMFGTIPYNAGGVPLHIDIQCIEVQMLWRESASVINYELFKGYVQRGGETNEFVAGYDFLNTTGYDLNINVWYNSTYNDNTAYSFIAALRVPRLVNAISNAYLKFIRGNGVDMLLEYVKEMPKVGTRFRLDLSSLLSVLFFTWIVELLFPVMLTYLVYEKEQKLKIMIKMHGLKDGPYWLISYAYFFALSVIYMTFFVIFGSLIGLNFFRLNDYSIQFAFFFIYINLQIALAFFVASFFSSVKTATVIGYIYVFGSGLLGAFLFRFFVEDRTFPNGWLLVMEIVPGFSLYRGLYELGQYAFSGSAMGASGMTWGNLRDPINGMCGIFIIMTVEWAFLLMLAFYLDQVSPVGGGVRKRPLFFFRCLQKKHTPSLQKPSFVQQGSKVIVDMEKPDVAQEREVVEQLLVGRNANQAIICHNLKKIYPGRDGNPDKLAVRGLSLAVPKGQCFGMLGPNGAGKTSFISMMIGFVKPTSGTSYVHGMDINMDMDHIYTNMGVCPQHDLLWEPLTGKEHLFFYGRLKNLKGAALVKAVEDALKSVNLFHGGVGDKQVGKYSGGMKRRLSVAISLIGDPKVVFMDEPSTGLDPASRNNLWNVVKEAKRNRAIVLTTHSMEEAEVLCDRLGIFVDGDFQCLGNPKELKARYGGAYIFTMTTSPDQEQEVEQLVHDLSPSANKIYHLSGTQKFELPKQEVKIAEVFRAVEDAKKRFTVHAWGLVDTTLEDVFIKVAKGSQASSDNS, encoded by the exons atGGATGATGACGAttccgcgaggaggaggagccccgCCAGCTTCTCCACCCAGGCCTCCGACCTCCTCCGCAAGAACCTCTGCTTC CAGAGGCGGAACCTGAAGACGAACGTCGGCATCACCGTCTTCCCGATCCTCATCTGCGTGCTGCTCGTCGTGCTTCAGAACGTGATCAACGGGGAGCTCGACAAGCCCAAGTACCAGTGCGGCTGCGAATGCACCGAGAGTGACCTGGAGGGGACCTGCCTGCGGAAGGAGTGCGGCATCCAGCACTCGACGCTGGAGCAGGTATGGAGCTGCGAGGTGCCCAGCCCACCACGGTGGCCGGCCCTGATTCAGGTCCCCTGGCCAGGGTTCCGGGCTGTCGGGACCGCATCGCAGCCGTTCGACGATTTGCCTAACCCATTGTGCCGTGGCGACGGGTCTTGCCCTGTCACTCTCCTCGTCACTGGAGAGAACCAAACATTAGCTGAGC GTGTTTCAGGTCGGGTGTTTCCAGCCCTTTATCCGTTGCCTAATGTGACAGACTACCTGATGCCTCCTCCCTTTTCTCCCTCTCAAGTGACAGACTATCTTGATATCCTCTCCAGAATAGTTGTT GGTTCAGACACACAGCCATGGTATACCCAATTGCTAGAGCCCGCTTTTTCCTCTGGTAAAACTTTGCATCTTCTCCAGCCTCGTTGCATGCCCTTCATGTTTGGGACCATTCCATACAATGCAGGGGGCGTACCCTTACATATCG ATATACAGTGTATTGAAGTTCAGATGTTGTGGCGTGAAAGTGCATCAGTTATCAACTATGAACTGTTTAAGGGTTACGTACAAAGAGGAGGAGAAACAAATGAGTTTGTTGCAG GTTATGACTTCTTGAACACGACAGGATATGACCTCAATATAAATGTTTGGTACAACTCTACTTATAATGATAACACTGCATATTCATTTATCGCAGCATTACGAGTTCCACGATTGGTGAATGCA ATATCCAATGCATACCTAAAATTTATCAGAGGAAATGGGGTGGATATGCTGCTTGAATATGTAAAAGAGATGCCCAAAGTTGGAACAAGGTTTAGGCTtgatctctcttctcttctcagtGTGCTATTCTTCACATGGATAGTTGAACTACTTTTCCCA GTTATGTTGACATATCTGGTGTATGAGAAGGAACAAAAGCTAAAAATTATGATTAAGATGCATGGTCTGAAGGATGGGCCTTACTGGCTAATTTCTTATGCTTATTTCTTTGCTCTATCGGTTATCTATATGacattttttgtgatttttggcTCCTTAATTG gtCTAAATTTCTTCAGACTCAATGACTACAGCATACAGTTTGCTTTCTTCttcatttatataaatttgcaGATTGCACTTGCATTTTTTGTGGCATCTTTCTTTTCATCTGTCAAGACAGCCACTG TGATTGGATACATTTATGTATTTGGCTCTGGCTTGCTAGGGGCATTTCTTTTTCGTTTCTTTGTTGAGGACAGGACCTTTCCCA ATGGTTGGTTGTTAGTAATGGAGATTGTCCCAGGATTTTCCCTCTATCGAGGACTATATGAACTTGGCCAATATGCTTTCTCTGGAAGTGCTATGGGAGCCTCTGGCATGACATGGGGAAATTTGAGAGACCCAATCAATGGAATGTGTGGTATATTTATCATCATGACAGTAGAATGGGCATTTCTCCTTATGTTAGCATTCTATTTGGATCAAGTCTCTCCAGTAGGTGGTGGTGTCAGGAAAAGGCCCTTATTCTTCTTCAGGTGTTTACAGAAGAAGCACACACCGTCATTGCAGAAGCCTAGCTTTGTGCAACAGGGTTCTAAAGTAATTGTCGATATGGAGAAGCCAGATGTTGCTCAAGAA AGAGAAGTAGTTGAGCAACTTTTGGTAGGCCGCAATGCAAATCAAGCTATTATATGTCACAACCTCAAGAAGATCTATCCTGGAAGGGATGGAAACCCTGACAAGCTGGCGGTTCGAGGATTATCTCTTGCCGTACCAAAAGGGCAGTGCTTTGGAATGCTTGGCCCAAATGGAGCTGGGAAAACATCCTTCATTAGTATG ATGATTGGGTTTGTTAAACCTACATCTGGTACTTCCTATGTTCATGGAATGGATATCAATATGGATATGGATCACATATATACAAACATGGGGGTGTGCCCACAGCATGA CTTACTTTGGGAACCATTGACTGGAAAAGAACATCTGTTCTTTTATGGCAGGCTGAAGAATCTTAAAGGTGCTGCGTTGGTGAAG GCTGTTGAGGATGCTCTGAAGAGCGTAAATCTGTTCCATGGTGGTGTTGGTGATAAGCAAGTGGGAAAGTACAGCGGAGGCATGAAAAGAAGGCTCAGTGTGGCAATATCATTGATTGGAGACCCCAAA GTCGTTTTCATGGATGAACCAAGCACTGGGCTAGACCCCGCATCAAGAAATAACTTGTGGAATGTTGTGAAGGAGGCCAAGCGAAACCGTGCGATCGTTCTTACTA CGCACTCGATGGAGGAGGCTGAAGTACTTTGTGATCGACTTGGCATCTTTGTCGATGGCGATTTCCAATGTCTTGGAAATCCTAAGGAG CTAAAGGCGAGATATGGGGGAGCATACATATTCACAATGACAACATCTCCAGACCAAGAACAAGAGGTTGAACAGCTAGTCCATGACTTGTCTCCGAGCGCAAACAAGATCTACCACCTATCTGGAACTCAAAAGTTCGAACTGCCAAAGCAAGAGGTGAAAATAGCCGAGGTATTTCGCGCAGTTGAGGATGCGAAGAAACGGTTCACCGTGCATGCCTGGGGCCTGGTTGATACCACCTTGGAGGATGTCTTCATAAAGGTTGCCAAGGGATCACAGGCATCCAGTGATAATAGTTAG
- the LOC127785076 gene encoding ABC transporter A family member 7-like isoform X1, with the protein MPFMFGTIPYNAGGVPLHIDIQCIEVQMLWRESASVINYELFKGYVQRGGETNEFVAGYDFLNTTGYDLNINVWYNSTYNDNTAYSFIAALRVPRLVNAVCFPFHNFVLSNFGVLQNHLTIQQFMLCFLQISNAYLKFIRGNGVDMLLEYVKEMPKVGTRFRLDLSSLLSVLFFTWIVELLFPVMLTYLVYEKEQKLKIMIKMHGLKDGPYWLISYAYFFALSVIYMTFFVIFGSLIGNFLPIYFHEGAVLTDKSRYFNRFFFVGLNFFRLNDYSIQFAFFFIYINLQIALAFFVASFFSSVKTATVIGYIYVFGSGLLGAFLFRFFVEDRTFPNGWLLVMEIVPGFSLYRGLYELGQYAFSGSAMGASGMTWGNLRDPINGMCGIFIIMTVEWAFLLMLAFYLDQVSPVGGGVRKRPLFFFRCLQKKHTPSLQKPSFVQQGSKVIVDMEKPDVAQEREVVEQLLVGRNANQAIICHNLKKIYPGRDGNPDKLAVRGLSLAVPKGQCFGMLGPNGAGKTSFISMMIGFVKPTSGTSYVHGMDINMDMDHIYTNMGVCPQHDLLWEPLTGKEHLFFYGRLKNLKGAALVKAVEDALKSVNLFHGGVGDKQVGKYSGGMKRRLSVAISLIGDPKVVFMDEPSTGLDPASRNNLWNVVKEAKRNRAIVLTTHSMEEAEVLCDRLGIFVDGDFQCLGNPKELKARYGGAYIFTMTTSPDQEQEVEQLVHDLSPSANKIYHLSGTQKFELPKQEVKIAEVFRAVEDAKKRFTVHAWGLVDTTLEDVFIKVAKGSQASSDNS; encoded by the exons ATGCCCTTCATGTTTGGGACCATTCCATACAATGCAGGGGGCGTACCCTTACATATCG ATATACAGTGTATTGAAGTTCAGATGTTGTGGCGTGAAAGTGCATCAGTTATCAACTATGAACTGTTTAAGGGTTACGTACAAAGAGGAGGAGAAACAAATGAGTTTGTTGCAG GTTATGACTTCTTGAACACGACAGGATATGACCTCAATATAAATGTTTGGTACAACTCTACTTATAATGATAACACTGCATATTCATTTATCGCAGCATTACGAGTTCCACGATTGGTGAATGCAGTATGTTTTCCTTTTCATAACTTCGTCCTGAGTAATTTCGGTGTATTACAGAACCATCTGACAATTCAGCAATTTATGCTTTGTTTCCTGCAGATATCCAATGCATACCTAAAATTTATCAGAGGAAATGGGGTGGATATGCTGCTTGAATATGTAAAAGAGATGCCCAAAGTTGGAACAAGGTTTAGGCTtgatctctcttctcttctcagtGTGCTATTCTTCACATGGATAGTTGAACTACTTTTCCCA GTTATGTTGACATATCTGGTGTATGAGAAGGAACAAAAGCTAAAAATTATGATTAAGATGCATGGTCTGAAGGATGGGCCTTACTGGCTAATTTCTTATGCTTATTTCTTTGCTCTATCGGTTATCTATATGacattttttgtgatttttggcTCCTTAATTGGTAATTTTCTTCCAATCTATTTTCACGAAGGTGCTGTTCTGACAGACAAATCTAGATATttcaatagatttttttttgtaggtCTAAATTTCTTCAGACTCAATGACTACAGCATACAGTTTGCTTTCTTCttcatttatataaatttgcaGATTGCACTTGCATTTTTTGTGGCATCTTTCTTTTCATCTGTCAAGACAGCCACTG TGATTGGATACATTTATGTATTTGGCTCTGGCTTGCTAGGGGCATTTCTTTTTCGTTTCTTTGTTGAGGACAGGACCTTTCCCA ATGGTTGGTTGTTAGTAATGGAGATTGTCCCAGGATTTTCCCTCTATCGAGGACTATATGAACTTGGCCAATATGCTTTCTCTGGAAGTGCTATGGGAGCCTCTGGCATGACATGGGGAAATTTGAGAGACCCAATCAATGGAATGTGTGGTATATTTATCATCATGACAGTAGAATGGGCATTTCTCCTTATGTTAGCATTCTATTTGGATCAAGTCTCTCCAGTAGGTGGTGGTGTCAGGAAAAGGCCCTTATTCTTCTTCAGGTGTTTACAGAAGAAGCACACACCGTCATTGCAGAAGCCTAGCTTTGTGCAACAGGGTTCTAAAGTAATTGTCGATATGGAGAAGCCAGATGTTGCTCAAGAA AGAGAAGTAGTTGAGCAACTTTTGGTAGGCCGCAATGCAAATCAAGCTATTATATGTCACAACCTCAAGAAGATCTATCCTGGAAGGGATGGAAACCCTGACAAGCTGGCGGTTCGAGGATTATCTCTTGCCGTACCAAAAGGGCAGTGCTTTGGAATGCTTGGCCCAAATGGAGCTGGGAAAACATCCTTCATTAGTATG ATGATTGGGTTTGTTAAACCTACATCTGGTACTTCCTATGTTCATGGAATGGATATCAATATGGATATGGATCACATATATACAAACATGGGGGTGTGCCCACAGCATGA CTTACTTTGGGAACCATTGACTGGAAAAGAACATCTGTTCTTTTATGGCAGGCTGAAGAATCTTAAAGGTGCTGCGTTGGTGAAG GCTGTTGAGGATGCTCTGAAGAGCGTAAATCTGTTCCATGGTGGTGTTGGTGATAAGCAAGTGGGAAAGTACAGCGGAGGCATGAAAAGAAGGCTCAGTGTGGCAATATCATTGATTGGAGACCCCAAA GTCGTTTTCATGGATGAACCAAGCACTGGGCTAGACCCCGCATCAAGAAATAACTTGTGGAATGTTGTGAAGGAGGCCAAGCGAAACCGTGCGATCGTTCTTACTA CGCACTCGATGGAGGAGGCTGAAGTACTTTGTGATCGACTTGGCATCTTTGTCGATGGCGATTTCCAATGTCTTGGAAATCCTAAGGAG CTAAAGGCGAGATATGGGGGAGCATACATATTCACAATGACAACATCTCCAGACCAAGAACAAGAGGTTGAACAGCTAGTCCATGACTTGTCTCCGAGCGCAAACAAGATCTACCACCTATCTGGAACTCAAAAGTTCGAACTGCCAAAGCAAGAGGTGAAAATAGCCGAGGTATTTCGCGCAGTTGAGGATGCGAAGAAACGGTTCACCGTGCATGCCTGGGGCCTGGTTGATACCACCTTGGAGGATGTCTTCATAAAGGTTGCCAAGGGATCACAGGCATCCAGTGATAATAGTTAG